CTCGCGATCTCGGCCGCCGTGCGCGGCGCCGGGGCCGGATCGCTCCAGCCCATGCCGGCGCGATCGTACCAGCAGGACCGCGCGAACGCCGACGTTCGCGTGAGGATCGGCGTCCAGAAGAAGCCTGGGATTTGCTTTCCCGCTTCATAGACGATCGTCGGCGCGCCGCTGCCGGCGCAATGCAGGTTGAGCTCGCGCGCGCCAATCGATACGCGGTGGCCGACCGCGGGATACCGGCGACTGTCGCGCCATTCCGCGATACGCTCCGATCCTGCGCCGACGATGGCGAGCGCCGGAAGAGCCGCAATGCCGGCCATGCCGAACCGGTTCATTTGGATGCTCCGTCACCTGAGAGGACGACGCCACTATTCCCAAAACGAGAATAGTATGGCGCACTATACCCGGAACGGGAATAGTCGTCAAGCCGTCGCCGCTTGACCTTCGCGGTACGGTCCCTGATACTTGGACATGACGAACAGTTCGCGCCCGCTGGGGCTCACGGCGATCCGGCTCCTGATCGGCCTGGCCGACGGTGAGCGGCACGGGTACGCGCTCATGCAGGAGCTGCGCGTTGACGGCTTCGGTCCGGCGCTCGGGCCCGGCGCGCTGTACCGTACCATTCAGCAACTCGTATCGCAGCACCTCGTCGCCGAGTCGGCGGGCGCGTCGAGCGACTCGTTTGACGAGCGGCGCCGCTACTTTCGTCTCACCGCAGCCGGACGACGAGCGCTCGCGACCGAAGCGGATCGGATGTCCGAGCTGGTGCGCCGAGCGGCGAAGAAAGGCATCGTCGCGCGCGCGCGCGGCTAGGGCGAGCGCCGTCACGTGTCGCGTCCGTCAGAGAGCCGCTCCGTTGCCGTGTATCGGCGACTCGTGGGCGCGTACCCGTGGCGTTTTCGGTCGCGATACGAGGAGGCGGTCGTCGCGGCGTTTGCTCTCGAACTGGAGCGCGTTCAGGGCTCGCGGTCCCGGCGCGCGTTGGCCGCGTTCTGGGCGTTCATGCTCGTTGATCTTGTCGCGAGCGTCGGACTGGCTCATCTCTGGGCTACGCGGCGGCGTTTGGCCTACGCCGCGCGATTGATTCACGAAAGCTCCGGATTCATGGCGGCGTTCGGGACGTTGATCATCGTTTCGGTATGGGCGTGGTCGCGCTTTGCGACCGATGACGGCACGCATACGCGCGCCGTCGCGCTCAGCTTCTGCGTCTCAGCGGTGGCGGCGGCTGTGAGCTGGGCCGTCTCACGATTGATTTGCGTATCGTACGGGGTGCGTCGGCTGCGTAGCCTGGTTCACTACGCCAGCGTACGACGCGCACGAGTCCTGGCGGGTTTCGCAAAGGTGTCATTGACGACGCTCGTCGTGGCTTCGGCAATCGAGCTGCGACATCAGCGCGCGAGCGACGTGTTCATCAACCAAGCGGTCTCGTTTACCTTCTGGGCCGGCCTCGCAGTCGCGCTGACCGCGCTCATCGGTTTGCATTTCGCGCTGGATAAGCTGCTGCAGTATTGTGGCCGCTGCGCGCGGCTCGTCAGCGACCCTTGGAAACGGATCTAGTCCCGCTTCGACGACCGGA
The nucleotide sequence above comes from Gemmatimonadaceae bacterium. Encoded proteins:
- a CDS encoding PadR family transcriptional regulator encodes the protein MTNSSRPLGLTAIRLLIGLADGERHGYALMQELRVDGFGPALGPGALYRTIQQLVSQHLVAESAGASSDSFDERRRYFRLTAAGRRALATEADRMSELVRRAAKKGIVARARG